From the genome of Spirosomataceae bacterium TFI 002, one region includes:
- a CDS encoding Putative porin, which produces MPLKHILSIFIFSLIGFSAFSQGSIIDDSTKQVYGLGSTGFLYEKNYLRNDTTLLHPDSLLGIFQLTDRVRQQEWLWQDLGNEGTASKPYYPSLPHTIATQNGFNSFHLYAPIKDSIKYFNTRSPYTNMFYNQSNVGLLKVGFTHSQNVTPLLNFALDVNRITTSKQFSATTSEDRLVDHWDYTFSSNYNSANRKYTLLAAWIHFNHKQNEQGGIDISDSYNTPTSLLNADYNSFYNERLTSVEGRERWNDLHIYQQFRMSNGFQVYNSFDYQRHKNFYTDLGYASNYDPFVYADTTSLDSLKTYYQYNVIQNEIGLKGIYKGFRYVAGFQPRYYSNDAKGFNLSQNNLELITKLDLSYDFADSVSFLSGKAMLGTRGYMVDADVVYRGIQIGFHNSVSPVPLIFQNYRSDLLSWENDFAAPFITSLDFRLPISLKKIKFEAGAQFMTISNYLYFDQNQIATQSSDAKEILKIDAMFQYRNKWLKFRHKTIFSTNDDNEILAIPQWVNNSNLEFKLTYAKVLDLYFGFNVYHRSQYKAMAYSPLLQSFYVQSTNEVWGLPVVDAYVNFMVKKVKVALSFDYLNKGFPTNGYYTTPGYLGLGRAFHIKVNWPLFD; this is translated from the coding sequence ATGCCTTTGAAGCACATTCTTAGTATTTTTATTTTTAGTTTAATTGGCTTTTCGGCTTTTAGTCAAGGATCAATCATAGACGATAGTACAAAACAAGTGTATGGTTTAGGCTCTACTGGCTTTTTGTACGAAAAGAATTATTTACGCAACGATACAACACTATTACATCCAGATTCACTTTTAGGTATTTTTCAGCTTACTGACAGAGTAAGACAACAAGAATGGCTATGGCAAGACCTAGGAAATGAAGGTACAGCATCAAAACCTTATTATCCATCATTGCCACATACTATTGCCACCCAAAATGGTTTTAATAGTTTCCATCTTTATGCTCCCATTAAAGATTCTATCAAGTATTTTAATACTAGATCGCCATACACCAACATGTTTTATAATCAAAGTAATGTTGGATTGCTTAAAGTTGGTTTTACACATTCTCAAAATGTTACTCCTCTGTTAAATTTTGCACTAGATGTGAACAGAATTACGACTTCTAAGCAGTTTTCAGCCACAACCAGTGAAGACAGGCTTGTAGATCATTGGGATTATACTTTTAGTTCGAATTACAATTCTGCGAATAGAAAATATACTTTATTAGCCGCTTGGATTCACTTTAACCATAAACAGAACGAGCAAGGTGGTATAGATATAAGTGATTCATATAATACTCCAACGTCCTTATTAAATGCTGACTATAATAGTTTTTATAATGAGAGGTTAACTTCTGTTGAAGGAAGAGAACGCTGGAATGATTTACATATTTATCAGCAATTTCGAATGTCAAACGGATTTCAAGTTTACAATTCTTTTGATTATCAACGGCACAAGAACTTTTATACCGACCTAGGCTACGCTTCAAACTACGATCCGTTTGTATATGCAGACACTACAAGCCTAGATTCGCTTAAGACTTATTATCAATATAATGTTATACAAAATGAAATCGGATTAAAAGGAATTTACAAAGGTTTCAGGTACGTGGCCGGTTTTCAACCTAGGTATTATTCTAATGATGCTAAAGGTTTTAATTTGAGTCAAAACAACTTGGAGTTAATTACTAAACTTGATTTAAGTTATGACTTTGCTGATAGTGTTTCATTTTTATCTGGAAAAGCAATGCTGGGTACTAGAGGGTACATGGTTGATGCTGATGTGGTGTATAGAGGAATTCAAATTGGCTTTCATAATTCAGTAAGTCCTGTTCCTTTAATTTTTCAAAATTATAGAAGTGATCTTTTAAGCTGGGAAAATGATTTTGCTGCACCATTCATTACATCTTTAGATTTCAGGCTACCAATTTCACTAAAAAAGATAAAATTTGAAGCGGGTGCACAATTCATGACCATTAGTAATTATTTATATTTTGATCAGAACCAAATTGCTACTCAATCAAGTGATGCCAAGGAAATACTAAAGATTGATGCAATGTTTCAGTATAGGAATAAGTGGCTCAAGTTTCGCCATAAAACTATTTTCAGCACGAATGACGACAATGAGATATTGGCTATTCCTCAATGGGTAAACAACAGTAATTTAGAATTCAAGTTGACTTATGCGAAGGTGCTGGATTTGTATTTTGGGTTTAATGTCTATCACAGATCCCAATACAAGGCAATGGCTTACAGTCCACTATTGCAATCTTTTTATGTTCAGTCTACAAACGAAGTTTGGGGCTTACCAGTAGTAGACGCCTATGTAAACTTCATGGTGAAAAAAGTTAAAGTTGCCCTTTCGTTTGATTATTTAAACAAAGGTTTTCCAACCAATGGATATTATACAACTCCTGGATACCTTGGCTTGGGAAGAGCATTTCACATCAAAGTGAATTGGCCGCTCTTCGACTAA
- a CDS encoding type I restriction system adenine methylase (hsdM) (manually curated), producing MSDQKQQLETQLWNIANTLRGKMDADDFRDYILGFIFYKYLSSKMEFYANEILAPDSLAYHELKGHAQELEYLVAVKEAALEKLGYFLKPDELFSILAKRGNAGGKEEFILDDLGKVLRSIEQSTMGTASEEDFGNLFEDLDLKSSKLGKSEEDKSKLIVKVLSHLDEIDFELQNTESDILGDAYEYLIGQFASGAGKKAGEFYTPQQVSSVLAQLVTVGKERLKSVYDPNCGSGSLNFSLAKEVNEFLAFFRKEMNLKSHLLCTFKPFSPLKRNLHYSK from the coding sequence TTGAGCGATCAAAAACAACAACTAGAAACACAACTTTGGAACATTGCAAACACCCTAAGAGGGAAAATGGATGCAGATGATTTCCGTGACTATATCCTGGGCTTTATTTTTTACAAATACCTAAGCTCCAAAATGGAGTTCTACGCCAATGAAATCCTCGCACCTGACTCTTTGGCTTATCATGAGCTAAAAGGGCATGCACAAGAGCTAGAATACCTTGTAGCCGTGAAAGAGGCAGCACTAGAGAAGCTTGGTTATTTCTTAAAACCCGATGAACTGTTCTCCATCCTTGCCAAGCGTGGCAATGCAGGAGGTAAGGAAGAATTCATCCTCGATGATCTTGGTAAGGTATTACGAAGCATAGAGCAAAGCACCATGGGTACAGCCAGTGAAGAGGATTTTGGCAATCTCTTTGAAGATTTAGACCTCAAAAGCTCCAAACTTGGTAAATCCGAAGAAGATAAAAGCAAGTTGATTGTTAAGGTACTTTCGCATTTAGACGAAATAGACTTTGAATTACAAAATACTGAGAGCGATATTCTTGGCGATGCCTACGAATACCTTATTGGGCAGTTTGCCAGTGGTGCAGGTAAAAAAGCAGGTGAGTTTTATACTCCTCAGCAAGTATCAAGCGTGTTGGCTCAATTGGTAACAGTCGGCAAAGAAAGACTCAAAAGCGTTTACGACCCCAATTGTGGCTCTGGTTCGTTAAATTTTAGTTTAGCTAAAGAAGTAAATGAGTTTTTAGCCTTTTTTAGAAAAGAAATGAATTTAAAGTCTCATTTACTATGTACTTTCAAACCATTTAGTCCTCTAAAGAGAAACTTACACTACTCAAAGTAA
- a CDS encoding hypothetical protein (non-canonical start codon;~manually curated) gives MYINIKVIDEIGIKQTFLTVRLDKSYSLVNGYVQNRQQKRFKVLFEITTILGSHNKRFY, from the coding sequence ATATATATAAATATAAAAGTAATCGATGAAATAGGAATCAAGCAAACTTTCTTAACTGTAAGACTTGACAAGAGTTACAGCCTAGTAAACGGCTATGTTCAAAACAGACAGCAGAAGAGATTTAAAGTACTTTTTGAAATTACTACAATTTTAGGAAGTCATAACAAAAGGTTTTATTAA
- a CDS encoding PLD-like domain-containing protein: protein MILDNENENLKVHEWITSYTEQGKLDTVTGYFTIGALAWLSQNVNDKISDFRLVLGDIVNVDSIDNRPLDLLNENISIQASLKLSSLSKEAVDFLKQDKVIAKTLEPNFCHAKSYLFNPDTKDDRNKYFITGSSNLTEAGIGLKQTNNIELNIAETGNNNQYKELVEWFDSLWVRPQAHKEKTLVALDGTKSKIDFKQYLINEIERIFIKYTPKELYYKVLFELFGNQLLETENDPDFNRQIGRLENSVVYNTLYEFQKKGVLSLIRMLQKYNGAILADAVGLGKTWSALAVIKFFQLQGREVLLLCPKKLEHNWRRYLKHQDSRFEKDQFDFFLRFHTDMHEDRVEKYVDRADKYFINDKPKLIVIDESHNLRNDKSNRYKFLLEQILKENEDIKVLLLSATPINNSLNDIRNQFKLMVKGDVGGYDETLGIRNLDYTFRTAQKVFNEWREDPSPRISDFIKKLPANFFTLTDSLIVARTRNMIEGQQAGLTFPVKTKPVNLFVTPSQLGNFESFEELFDHFPPMLSGYQPSFYLEDEEEKDVLHDERQRDRFLVKMMYILMVKRLESSWYSFYSTVEKIKDHHQNALDKIKTFQEGKANDKLGEKDEGLFDDDDLHDDYEELTLGKKRKISLSDIDAAGNLEYFKKDLKKDLDALDNLSSNLQKFENKIEKETVRPGNIISADDKLQTLIAEINKKRLSSENNGNSKVVIFTVYRNTAQYLFNQLKSRGFDKLAMVSGTGSKICDSEEETKNFEPILERFAPYTKLFMEKEWDFQTTKKGLEAYHEWISWVAQNHPKIYAKVQQPIDILIATDALSEGQNLQDADMVINYDIHWNPVRIIQRLGRVDRLGSPNKKIFGINFWPSNNINSYLNLQGRIEQRMAAMKLAGAEVDEKFSETFQEMIQDESLDQRMKNRMMEQMQVTFDDLDGNESFGFDDLSLERYRQDLLEEFNKDKDKYQRMPKGVYTGFKADTSVCAENGLIALLGYPTKPPKTLNHEYKVFDLIYINKQGKMVLLNQKDVLDALTHHKDKDRFVPDAIDKGDDAAIQELVIALKSWLGSQAAEEQVQEDGTTKKVMGTEAKDLLSKLRKGNKDALSRVKQNIKVDEKFQLDNFDLITWFLVTA from the coding sequence ATGATACTGGATAACGAAAACGAAAATTTAAAAGTCCACGAATGGATTACATCCTACACTGAACAGGGTAAATTAGACACTGTAACTGGTTACTTTACCATTGGTGCACTTGCTTGGCTTTCACAAAATGTAAATGATAAGATTTCAGATTTCAGACTTGTTCTGGGGGACATTGTAAATGTTGACTCTATAGACAACAGACCGCTTGACCTTTTAAATGAAAACATTAGCATTCAAGCTTCCCTGAAATTAAGTAGCCTATCGAAGGAAGCAGTTGATTTTCTTAAACAAGACAAAGTAATTGCAAAAACTTTAGAACCAAATTTTTGCCACGCTAAGAGCTACTTATTCAATCCTGACACAAAAGATGATAGAAATAAATATTTTATTACAGGAAGTTCAAACCTTACAGAAGCAGGAATTGGACTAAAGCAAACAAACAATATTGAATTAAACATTGCCGAAACTGGAAATAACAATCAATACAAAGAATTAGTAGAATGGTTTGATTCTTTGTGGGTAAGACCACAAGCACACAAGGAAAAGACTTTGGTTGCACTAGACGGAACCAAATCAAAAATTGACTTCAAGCAATATTTGATAAATGAAATTGAGAGGATTTTTATTAAGTACACTCCAAAAGAACTCTACTACAAGGTCTTATTTGAATTATTCGGTAATCAACTATTGGAAACGGAGAATGACCCGGACTTTAATAGACAAATTGGTCGGTTAGAAAATTCCGTTGTTTATAACACGCTTTATGAATTTCAGAAAAAGGGTGTGCTTAGTTTAATTAGAATGCTTCAAAAGTATAACGGAGCAATTCTAGCAGATGCGGTTGGTTTGGGTAAAACATGGAGTGCTCTTGCCGTTATTAAATTCTTTCAGTTACAAGGTCGAGAAGTTTTATTGCTCTGCCCTAAGAAGTTGGAACATAACTGGAGACGTTACTTAAAGCACCAAGATTCACGTTTTGAAAAAGATCAATTCGACTTTTTTCTTCGATTCCATACGGATATGCACGAAGACAGAGTTGAAAAATACGTTGACCGTGCAGACAAATACTTCATCAACGACAAACCTAAATTGATAGTCATTGACGAGAGCCATAACCTGAGAAATGACAAATCAAACCGCTACAAATTTTTGCTTGAACAGATTCTGAAAGAAAATGAAGACATAAAAGTTCTGCTTCTATCCGCTACGCCTATAAACAATTCACTAAACGACATCCGAAATCAATTCAAATTGATGGTGAAAGGTGATGTGGGTGGATATGATGAAACTTTGGGTATCCGAAATTTGGATTACACTTTCCGAACTGCTCAAAAGGTATTCAATGAATGGAGAGAAGACCCAAGCCCAAGAATTAGCGATTTCATTAAAAAGTTACCTGCTAACTTTTTTACCCTAACCGATTCTTTGATTGTTGCCCGAACCCGTAATATGATTGAAGGACAACAAGCCGGACTCACTTTTCCTGTTAAAACCAAACCTGTAAACCTGTTTGTGACGCCAAGTCAGTTAGGAAATTTTGAATCCTTTGAAGAGTTGTTTGACCATTTTCCACCCATGCTTTCGGGTTATCAACCTTCATTTTATTTAGAAGATGAAGAAGAAAAAGACGTACTCCATGATGAAAGACAAAGAGATAGGTTTTTGGTAAAAATGATGTACATCTTGATGGTGAAACGATTGGAATCTTCTTGGTATTCCTTTTACTCCACTGTCGAAAAAATCAAAGACCATCACCAAAACGCTTTAGACAAAATCAAAACCTTTCAGGAAGGTAAAGCAAATGATAAATTGGGTGAAAAAGACGAAGGCTTGTTTGATGATGATGATTTACACGACGATTACGAAGAACTCACTTTAGGTAAAAAAAGAAAAATAAGCCTTTCAGATATTGATGCAGCCGGAAACTTGGAGTACTTCAAAAAAGACTTGAAGAAAGATTTGGATGCATTAGACAACCTTTCTAGCAATCTTCAAAAGTTTGAAAATAAGATTGAAAAAGAAACGGTTCGTCCTGGAAATATTATTTCAGCAGACGACAAATTACAAACGCTAATAGCTGAAATCAATAAGAAAAGACTCTCAAGTGAAAATAATGGAAACTCCAAAGTGGTCATCTTCACTGTTTATCGGAATACCGCTCAATACCTTTTTAACCAACTGAAAAGTCGCGGATTTGACAAGTTGGCTATGGTTTCTGGAACCGGTTCTAAAATCTGTGATTCAGAAGAAGAAACCAAAAACTTTGAACCTATTCTTGAACGGTTTGCCCCTTACACCAAACTGTTCATGGAAAAGGAATGGGACTTTCAAACAACTAAAAAAGGATTAGAAGCATATCACGAATGGATTTCGTGGGTTGCACAAAACCATCCTAAAATATACGCCAAGGTTCAACAGCCTATTGATATACTGATTGCCACCGATGCTTTGAGTGAAGGACAAAACCTGCAAGATGCCGACATGGTCATCAATTACGATATACATTGGAATCCGGTTAGAATTATTCAGCGGTTAGGTCGTGTTGACCGTTTAGGAAGTCCGAACAAAAAAATATTCGGAATCAACTTTTGGCCGTCTAACAACATCAATTCCTATCTGAACCTTCAAGGAAGGATTGAGCAACGCATGGCAGCCATGAAATTGGCAGGAGCGGAAGTCGATGAAAAATTCTCCGAAACATTTCAGGAAATGATTCAGGATGAATCACTCGACCAACGCATGAAAAACCGGATGATGGAACAAATGCAAGTAACTTTTGATGATTTGGACGGCAATGAATCTTTTGGTTTTGACGACCTTTCTTTAGAACGCTACCGACAAGATTTATTGGAAGAGTTCAATAAAGATAAAGACAAATACCAACGAATGCCAAAAGGGGTTTATACAGGTTTTAAAGCAGATACCTCTGTTTGTGCAGAAAATGGATTAATTGCCCTGTTGGGGTATCCTACTAAACCTCCAAAAACATTAAATCACGAATACAAAGTCTTTGACTTGATTTACATCAATAAGCAAGGCAAAATGGTGCTTTTGAACCAAAAAGATGTGTTGGATGCCCTGACCCACCATAAAGACAAAGACCGTTTTGTTCCCGATGCGATTGATAAAGGAGATGATGCCGCCATTCAGGAATTGGTAATAGCTCTGAAATCTTGGTTGGGTAGTCAGGCAGCAGAAGAACAGGTGCAAGAAGACGGAACAACCAAAAAAGTAATGGGTACAGAAGCAAAAGACCTTTTGTCGAAGTTGCGTAAAGGTAACAAAGACGCTTTATCCAGAGTAAAGCAAAACATCAAAGTGGATGAAAAATTCCAACTTGACAATTTCGATTTAATCACTTGGTTTTTAGTAACAGCATAG
- a CDS encoding TaqI-like C-terminal specificity domain-containing protein — protein MKLQIFNQINFLPALKALFKDLKVPMNYVADEPTTAKEILKDTHKDNETFQLMDDVYFVGMVDDAAFDGNKSFDAENIKSDYDGILIFGVTLKNRPNGLLPTRSQLAEISRAFNREFYYTPVVVVFKYGNYLAFANTERLKYKQEWREGEKAGKVSLLRDINIEKPHSGHERILAELQIPTSGKKQVDSFAKLYAYWQEVFSVSLLNKKFYQELSNWYFWATKHVTFPGEPTLADAHHKDAKLEDLLQEHKATNVIRMLTRLLFVWFIKEKKLIPEELFELDALQKDILNEISPYHEIGMFKERNKESVYYKAILQNLFFATLNCPIEGDSLDKRKRGFRGDGYGTHRGIDYLMRYKQYFKNPDTFLKKLNDVVPFLNGGLFECLDDKFNNTYIDGFSDQMIKGEQLIVPDYLFFGVEEEADLSDIVGISDKKHKQAAVKGLINILKSYKFTITENTPIEEDVALDPELLGKVFENLLASYNPETKTTARKQTGSFYTPREIVNYMVDESLIAYLKNAIKDWGGLDDETLDIELHVLTSFDSKVPFEDNPILQKDIITALSTCTILDPACGSGAFPMGILQKMVHVLQKLDPDNKVWKEVQLTKAEQESKAAFEIEDKQAREERLLEINEAFDQSINDPDYARKLFLIENCIYGVDIQPIATQISKLRFFISLVVEQKVNAEKDNFGIRPLPNLETKFVAANTLVGIEKPSAQLSLYDTKEVKALETRLKKVRSKLFSAKSKETKLKYREEDKVLRNQIAVELEKSGWKSDTAQKLAGWDPYDQNASSSFFDPEWMFDIQNGFDVVVGNPPYVKENTDRSVFNGLRNSKYYQGKMDLWYFFSCICIDYLSKKPKGILSFIATNNWTTNSGASILRNKILNETKIKRFVDFSDFKIFESAGIQTMVIVLEKNANTSEHNVICSRVIDSSIRFEDLNSFLKKENDPRFIHFESKIETKSNLNKTISFSSDSLSELLNKIEISGNFQLISSEINSGIDIPQDFLSNANKQKLSSIFNVGDGVFVLSNEEIEKLNVTTPERELLKPFYTTNELYRYSINPVNRYSIIYTDSSYRNSKSLDNYPNIKSHLDKFQSIITSENKPYGLNRARNEKFFLGERIVVQRKCPNKPSFAYVNFDTYFNRTFLPILTKRINLKYLTSILNSSLVAFWLRHKGKMQGDNYQVDKDPVLSIPVKLSIEYTLILSTLVELCIFSKQKSTIESIIDSVVFNLYFPDHMKERGIDVSEFVERDIAEVMQGREFEKLSYTEKEQAIEQLHATWSHPDNEVRNRIKLFAVRSPEILKPILES, from the coding sequence ATGAAACTACAGATATTTAATCAAATAAATTTCCTCCCGGCCCTTAAAGCACTTTTCAAAGACCTGAAAGTGCCCATGAATTATGTGGCGGACGAACCCACTACCGCAAAGGAAATTCTCAAAGATACCCACAAGGATAACGAGACTTTTCAACTCATGGATGATGTCTATTTTGTGGGAATGGTGGACGATGCCGCTTTTGACGGCAATAAATCATTCGATGCCGAGAATATAAAATCCGACTACGACGGCATTTTGATTTTTGGAGTAACGCTAAAAAACAGACCCAATGGACTCTTGCCCACTCGTTCGCAATTGGCAGAAATCTCCCGAGCTTTCAACCGTGAGTTTTACTACACGCCCGTGGTGGTAGTTTTTAAATACGGGAACTACTTAGCTTTTGCCAATACCGAGCGGTTGAAATACAAGCAGGAATGGCGGGAAGGGGAAAAAGCGGGTAAGGTGAGTTTGTTACGTGATATCAACATCGAAAAACCACACTCCGGACACGAACGCATTTTAGCTGAATTACAAATCCCTACTTCGGGCAAAAAACAGGTAGATTCTTTTGCGAAACTATACGCCTACTGGCAGGAAGTATTCAGCGTAAGTTTGCTTAATAAGAAATTCTATCAAGAACTGTCCAATTGGTATTTCTGGGCAACCAAACATGTAACCTTTCCTGGCGAACCGACCTTGGCCGATGCACACCATAAAGATGCAAAACTGGAAGACCTCCTACAGGAGCATAAAGCCACCAATGTCATCCGAATGCTTACTCGCTTGCTTTTTGTGTGGTTTATCAAAGAGAAAAAACTGATACCCGAAGAACTTTTTGAACTGGATGCTCTACAAAAAGATATTCTGAACGAAATTTCTCCCTATCACGAAATTGGCATGTTTAAGGAGCGAAACAAAGAAAGTGTGTATTACAAAGCCATTTTGCAAAACTTGTTTTTTGCAACGCTCAACTGCCCCATTGAAGGCGATAGTTTGGATAAACGGAAGCGTGGTTTCCGTGGTGATGGCTATGGCACGCACCGGGGCATAGATTACCTGATGCGTTACAAACAGTATTTCAAAAATCCCGATACGTTTTTGAAAAAACTGAATGACGTGGTTCCGTTCTTAAACGGTGGACTTTTTGAATGCTTAGACGATAAGTTCAACAACACCTACATTGACGGTTTTTCCGACCAAATGATTAAGGGAGAGCAATTGATTGTACCCGATTACCTCTTTTTTGGTGTAGAAGAAGAAGCCGACCTGAGCGATATTGTGGGCATTAGCGATAAAAAGCACAAACAAGCAGCCGTAAAAGGGCTGATTAACATCCTAAAATCATACAAATTCACCATTACCGAAAATACCCCGATAGAAGAAGATGTAGCCCTTGATCCAGAACTGTTGGGAAAAGTATTTGAAAACCTCTTGGCGAGCTACAACCCTGAAACCAAAACCACCGCCCGTAAGCAAACTGGCTCATTTTATACGCCAAGGGAGATAGTCAACTACATGGTAGACGAAAGCTTGATTGCCTACCTCAAAAATGCCATCAAAGATTGGGGCGGATTAGATGATGAAACCTTGGATATAGAACTCCATGTGCTCACTTCTTTTGACAGTAAAGTGCCTTTTGAAGATAATCCAATATTACAAAAAGATATCATCACGGCTTTAAGCACCTGCACCATACTCGATCCTGCATGTGGTTCGGGAGCATTCCCGATGGGGATTTTGCAAAAAATGGTGCATGTCCTTCAAAAGCTTGACCCTGATAACAAAGTATGGAAAGAAGTACAGTTGACAAAAGCTGAACAAGAATCTAAAGCCGCTTTTGAAATTGAAGACAAACAAGCCAGAGAAGAACGCCTGCTTGAAATTAATGAAGCCTTTGACCAAAGCATTAACGACCCCGATTACGCCCGTAAACTGTTTTTGATTGAAAACTGCATTTATGGCGTGGACATACAGCCCATAGCTACCCAAATATCCAAATTACGTTTCTTTATTTCGTTGGTGGTAGAGCAAAAGGTAAATGCTGAAAAAGACAACTTTGGCATTCGACCTTTACCCAACTTAGAAACCAAGTTTGTGGCAGCTAATACCTTGGTTGGGATTGAAAAGCCGAGTGCTCAACTCAGCTTATACGATACTAAGGAAGTAAAAGCACTGGAAACCAGACTCAAAAAAGTACGGAGCAAACTATTCAGTGCCAAAAGCAAAGAAACTAAACTGAAATATCGTGAAGAAGATAAAGTATTGAGAAACCAGATTGCGGTTGAACTTGAAAAAAGCGGCTGGAAAAGTGACACAGCTCAAAAACTCGCAGGTTGGGATCCTTATGACCAAAACGCATCTTCTTCCTTCTTTGACCCGGAATGGATGTTTGACATTCAAAATGGTTTTGACGTGGTGGTCGGGAATCCGCCTTATGTTAAAGAAAACACTGATAGAAGCGTTTTCAATGGACTTAGAAATTCTAAGTATTACCAAGGAAAAATGGACTTATGGTATTTTTTCTCTTGTATATGCATTGACTATTTATCAAAAAAGCCAAAAGGTATTTTGTCATTTATTGCCACAAATAACTGGACTACAAATTCAGGAGCATCAATTTTAAGAAACAAAATTCTAAATGAAACAAAAATTAAAAGATTCGTTGACTTTTCTGATTTCAAGATATTCGAATCGGCTGGAATTCAAACAATGGTCATCGTTCTAGAAAAAAATGCAAACACAAGTGAACATAATGTAATTTGCTCAAGGGTAATTGATTCAAGTATTCGTTTTGAAGATTTAAATTCATTCCTAAAAAAGGAAAATGATCCTAGATTTATTCATTTTGAAAGTAAAATTGAGACAAAATCAAATTTAAATAAAACGATTTCCTTTAGCTCTGATTCGCTAAGTGAACTGCTTAATAAGATTGAAATTTCTGGGAATTTTCAATTAATATCTTCAGAAATTAACTCAGGAATTGATATACCTCAAGATTTTTTAAGCAATGCCAATAAACAAAAGCTCAGTAGCATATTTAATGTTGGAGATGGAGTGTTTGTATTAAGTAATGAAGAGATAGAAAAACTTAATGTGACAACTCCTGAAAGAGAATTGTTAAAACCTTTCTACACAACAAACGAACTTTATCGGTATAGTATTAATCCAGTGAATAGATACAGTATTATTTATACTGACTCTAGCTACAGAAATAGTAAATCTCTTGATAATTACCCTAATATAAAATCTCATCTTGATAAATTCCAATCAATTATTACCTCAGAAAATAAACCATATGGCTTAAATCGAGCAAGAAATGAAAAGTTTTTTTTAGGGGAAAGAATCGTTGTCCAAAGAAAGTGTCCAAATAAGCCAAGTTTTGCATATGTAAACTTTGACACTTACTTCAACAGAACTTTTTTACCCATCTTAACAAAAAGAATTAACCTAAAATATCTAACCTCAATTTTAAATTCTTCCCTTGTTGCTTTTTGGCTTAGACATAAGGGTAAAATGCAGGGGGACAATTATCAAGTTGATAAAGATCCCGTACTCTCAATTCCTGTAAAACTAAGTATCGAGTACACATTAATTTTATCAACCTTGGTAGAATTATGTATTTTTTCAAAACAAAAATCCACAATTGAATCAATTATTGACTCTGTCGTCTTCAACCTCTATTTCCCTGATCACATGAAAGAGCGTGGCATAGATGTATCGGAGTTTGTAGAGCGAGATATAGCAGAAGTGATGCAAGGAAGAGAGTTTGAAAAACTAAGTTATACAGAGAAAGAGCAAGCCATAGAGCAACTTCACGCCACATGGAGCCATCCAGATAATGAAGTCCGCAACCGTATCAAACTGTTTGCCGTGCGTAGCCCGGAGATTTTAAAACCTATATTGGAAAGCTGA